The segment AAGTTAAAACAGTAAGTAATATAGCTTCACTAGCCAACAGAACTTTGTCTCTACACTGCTGGTTTCAAAAGGATTCTCTTTTAAAGAAGtgaagaaacaaagaaagacTACAAGATAAAAAGAGCTTAATCAAGAAAGATATGTTTGGCAATTGTGaccaaaagaagaagatgcCTATCATCCAGTCTCCTAATACAAATCCAccggtctctctctctctctctctctctctctctctctctctctctctctctctctctctctctctctctctctctcttaataATATTGACCCatttatcttttgtttcttAGCTTTTGGATCCGAATAATATCCTTTTGTCCTCTCTTTGTTCTCTTGCCTTTAGTTAAACCACAcaatctaaaaacaaaaaattctctcttcctctcttctcAGGCAAGTATGCAGAGCAAGAACATGATCGTTTCTCCGTCTCATCAGCAGCAACCGCCTCAACCGCAACTTAAATGCCCTCGTTGCGATTCATCGAACACAAAGTTCTGTTACTACAACAACTACAGCCTCTCTCAGCCGCGGCACTTTTGCAAGGCTTGCAAAAGGTATTGGACACGAGGTGGGACCCTCCGTAACGTTCCCGTAGGCGGTAGCTACCGGAAGAACAAACGTGTGAAAAGGCCAGCAACCACAACCGCAGCTTCCACGGCCTCGACGACTACTTCTTCATCCCCTAATAATCCTCATCATCAGATCTCCCATTTCCCTTCCATGAATCATCATCCCTTGTTCTATGGTTTATCAGATCATGTGAGCAGTTGTAATAGTCTTCCAATGTTTCCAAGCCGTTTCAGTGATCCTCCAAAGACTTCAAGTGGTTTAGAGGGTGAGTTTCCCTCATCTGGTTTTAATGGTCTTGGATTAGGGCTTCCACATCATATGAGTCATGACCAAACCATTAATGGTAGCTTCATCAACAGCTCTACAACAAACAAACCATTTCTTCCCTCGAGTCTATTTGGGTCGTCTGTATCTTCCTCTTCATCTACTCTTCTCCGGCATGCACACAAGCCCATGAACAATAATGGTGAGATGATGGGACAGTCCCATCTCCAAACCCTAGCATCACTTCAAGATCTGCATGTTGGAGGTAACAATGAAGATGTGAACAAAGAAGGAAAGCTTGTTGAGATCTCCGGGGACATGAATGGGTTCATGTCATCATCATCCTTAGATCCTTCAAACTACCACAACATCTGGAATAATGCAAGTGTTTCCAGTGGAGCATGGCTTGATCCAACAAATAATATCGTTGGATCCTCCCTTACCTCCTTGATATAAACCAAAACTTATTGGTTATAACTAGCTAGGGTTTCATCTTCAtcactttttcttttctgttttgaGATGAGAGAAGAAGCTTGGATCAGAGAGATAAAATCAAGGGCAATGTTGTTCTTGGCCACTATAAATCTCCCTCGGATCCTCTTCATCTCACCATCTCCATCATTTTCATTCGCGTTgttcaagaaaaacaaaagggGCTCAAGATTGGTTCAAGGTTTACTATGGTTGACTGTTAAGTTCACCCAAGGTAAATTATACTTGTATGTACATAATATGGTCCTGACTTCTATCatcttttcttttcatctatgtAATTCTGAGGTCCACCACATGGGTTGGTGTTTCTTTTCACTGGGATTAGGAGGGTATATTTGGGTTAATTTGAGTTTCTCATGGGGCCGGAGAACTCAATAGTTTTcaagttttagattttttttgtttcacttttCTTCGTTGGTATGGCTTTCATTGGGTATACAAGCAGCGGGAGGAATGGTGTTTTGTGTTGCTATAACTTTGGTTATTCACGTATGAGTTATGTTATTACGGTTCTTTTGGATGCATgtctatgtataatattataaatatgttGTTATCACGATAGATATGGGACGAATATACATGTGCATTACTTGGATTGTCCTAACGGAAAATGTCCTTTGGCTAATGTCAACTGGGAGATTCATGAATATGAAATAAACTCGCACAAACGTCGTCAGTGGATACAATTAGTATACTTAGACCGACAAAGcggacaaatattgtagatattttattcatataaaatacTGCTCATATTCTTATGTCATATTGATAATTTTGTTCTCTAGCATTTTGGCTACAAGCCTTACAACTCATGGTTCCGTGTATATTACAACcgagacatatatatatgagcACAGATTTGGTCCAGGCCTGGAGTTTAGTGAGGTGTCTTTGTAAAGTGGGCACGAGTTCGTTACCAGTTTCTTCATGTCATGTTCTCAGAAATGATTTTCGTACAAGAGTTGGAGACTATTATTCTAAAACATTGTACTGTTTGGACACATTGactttttatcaatttttttgcaGATAATCTACGGATCAAAATTCAATTATCACGCGATTGCACAAAATATCATGATTTTACGATCGATCTCATCTGAAAGTCCTATGTTGAGAAGTATGGGCTATTTGGAATGTGTCTGCCCCGGTTAATGGTTGTTGCATCTCCATCTTTGTAATTATGGATCAGGTGTTGAGGATTGCACACGATTGTACAAAGATATATAGTGTGCATCATGGGTTGTTGGCGACAATAGAAGCTTGGTACTCTGCCATAGCCATCTATCCTTTTCTCAGATAATGTCTTGTTTCGATTGGAAAATCAAAAGTTGGGAAGGCTTCTTGGATAGTATGAGAAGCTTGAAACTCaataatatttttggaaattATCAAAGCGTTGCACAAGCACTTAGACTAGCAAGTTTTCATGGGACATACTGCGGGTGTGATTTACTCTCATAGAAGCCCAAGTTGGGTAAGATATTTCTTTTCAGGAACCCAAAGTGTAGTTTAGGATATAATCTTATAAATTCGTATGTGGCATAAGAATGCCCT is part of the Brassica rapa cultivar Chiifu-401-42 chromosome A09, CAAS_Brap_v3.01, whole genome shotgun sequence genome and harbors:
- the LOC103838966 gene encoding dof zinc finger protein DOF1.4 → MFGNCDQKKKMPIIQSPNTNPPASMQSKNMIVSPSHQQQPPQPQLKCPRCDSSNTKFCYYNNYSLSQPRHFCKACKRYWTRGGTLRNVPVGGSYRKNKRVKRPATTTAASTASTTTSSSPNNPHHQISHFPSMNHHPLFYGLSDHVSSCNSLPMFPSRFSDPPKTSSGLEGEFPSSGFNGLGLGLPHHMSHDQTINGSFINSSTTNKPFLPSSLFGSSVSSSSSTLLRHAHKPMNNNGEMMGQSHLQTLASLQDLHVGGNNEDVNKEGKLVEISGDMNGFMSSSSLDPSNYHNIWNNASVSSGAWLDPTNNIVGSSLTSLI